In Candidatus Zixiibacteriota bacterium, one genomic interval encodes:
- the hypE gene encoding hydrogenase expression/formation protein HypE, producing the protein MSDDPKDNFRCPLPISDYPSILVAHGGGGKLMHQLLEKMILPTFSSDFSNNLHDSAVFEIAGTRLAITTDSYVVRPIQFPGGDIGTLAINGTINDLAMSGARPLYLSAGLILEEGLPMKTLWQILQSMKQAADIAGVKLITGDTKVVDRGKGDGIYINTSGVGIIEHSLKIEPRSVVAGDAVLVNGDLGRHGIAIMATREGLSLETRIESDCAPLWSSVQSLLSAGIDIHCLRDLTRGGLASALVEIAETANLHIEIEESHLPVREDVRGACEILGLDPVYVANEGRFVIFLPDSQVSRAIEILSRTVSGFTPVRIGSVLNGDRFSVTVKSTLGVARLLDMFSGEQLPRIC; encoded by the coding sequence ATGTCAGATGACCCGAAAGATAACTTTCGCTGTCCTCTTCCCATCAGCGACTACCCCTCAATCCTTGTCGCTCATGGCGGCGGCGGAAAATTAATGCATCAGCTCCTGGAAAAAATGATTCTGCCGACATTTTCTTCCGACTTCTCAAATAACTTGCACGACAGCGCCGTTTTCGAAATTGCCGGTACGCGCCTGGCTATCACGACAGACTCATATGTAGTGCGACCGATTCAATTCCCCGGGGGCGACATCGGAACTCTGGCAATAAACGGCACCATCAACGACCTCGCCATGAGCGGCGCCCGACCGCTATACCTGAGCGCCGGATTGATTCTTGAAGAAGGGTTGCCAATGAAGACTCTCTGGCAGATTCTGCAATCAATGAAACAGGCGGCTGATATCGCCGGAGTAAAGTTGATAACCGGCGATACCAAAGTCGTTGACCGAGGAAAGGGCGACGGCATCTATATCAATACCTCCGGCGTTGGAATTATTGAGCATTCTCTCAAGATTGAGCCGCGCTCGGTGGTCGCAGGTGATGCCGTCCTGGTCAACGGTGACCTCGGCCGCCACGGCATTGCTATAATGGCAACGCGGGAAGGACTTTCGCTTGAAACCAGAATCGAAAGCGATTGCGCCCCTCTCTGGAGCAGTGTGCAGTCGCTGCTTTCCGCGGGAATCGATATCCATTGCCTGCGCGACCTGACCCGCGGAGGATTGGCAAGCGCCCTGGTCGAAATCGCCGAAACCGCAAATCTACATATAGAAATAGAAGAATCTCATCTGCCGGTGCGTGAAGATGTCAGGGGGGCATGCGAAATCCTTGGCTTGGACCCGGTTTATGTCGCTAATGAGGGACGATTCGTAATTTTTCTCCCGGATTCGCAGGTCAGCCGGGCAATCGAGATTCTTTCCCGTACTGTCTCCGGTTTTACTCCGGTAAGAATCGGTTCTGTTCTGAATGGAGACCGCTTTTCGGTTACGGTGAAATCAACTCTGGGGGTGGCGCGGCTCCTCGATATGTTTAGCGGCGAACAGCTTCCCCGCATCTGTTAA
- the hypD gene encoding hydrogenase formation protein HypD, which translates to MKYLDEYRNPRLASKMLERIAEKTSRRWTIMEICGGQTHTIIRSGIDRLLPDKITILHGPGCPVCVTPVHIVDKALELASQPNLIFCTFGDMMRVPGSTADLLSVKASGSDIRIVYSPLDAVQIARDNRQKEIVFFAVGFETTAPANGMAVLQAYEENLENFSLLVSQVLVPPAIEAILSAPENRVNGFLAAGHVCTVMGYHEYMPLAEKFRVPIVVTGFEPLDILQGIEMLIAQLEKGTCRVENQYRRAVTEDGNLHAQRVLSELFDVTDRIWRGIGMIPRSGLTLKEKYRRFDAEVRFGLGDGVVSESSECVSGLILQGARNPFDCPAFGIRCTPEKPLGATMVSSEGACAAYYRYRAKTLERTG; encoded by the coding sequence TTGAAATATCTCGATGAATATCGCAATCCCCGTCTGGCGTCAAAGATGCTGGAGAGAATAGCCGAGAAGACGAGCCGTCGCTGGACGATTATGGAAATCTGCGGAGGCCAGACCCATACTATTATAAGGTCCGGAATCGACCGGCTCCTGCCGGACAAAATCACCATCCTGCATGGACCCGGCTGCCCGGTCTGTGTCACTCCGGTTCATATTGTCGATAAGGCTCTGGAGCTGGCGTCCCAACCCAATCTGATTTTCTGCACTTTCGGCGACATGATGCGCGTCCCCGGCTCTACGGCAGACTTGTTGTCCGTGAAAGCCAGTGGCAGCGACATTCGGATAGTCTATTCCCCTCTCGATGCCGTTCAGATTGCTCGAGACAACCGCCAAAAAGAGATAGTCTTTTTTGCGGTCGGATTTGAGACGACCGCCCCGGCAAATGGCATGGCGGTGCTGCAGGCATATGAAGAAAACCTCGAAAACTTCTCCCTGCTGGTTTCCCAGGTTCTGGTGCCTCCTGCTATCGAGGCGATTCTATCCGCGCCGGAGAACCGGGTGAACGGCTTTCTTGCCGCCGGACATGTCTGCACTGTTATGGGGTATCATGAGTATATGCCCCTTGCGGAAAAATTTCGCGTGCCGATAGTCGTGACCGGCTTTGAGCCGCTCGACATTCTTCAGGGTATAGAGATGCTGATTGCTCAACTCGAAAAGGGAACCTGCCGGGTTGAAAATCAGTACCGACGAGCCGTAACCGAAGACGGTAATCTTCACGCGCAACGTGTGCTGTCTGAGCTGTTTGACGTCACTGACCGCATCTGGCGCGGCATCGGCATGATTCCGCGAAGCGGTTTGACATTGAAAGAAAAGTATCGCCGCTTTGATGCTGAAGTCCGCTTTGGGCTGGGCGACGGTGTCGTCTCCGAATCCTCGGAGTGTGTCAGCGGTCTCATCCTGCAAGGCGCCAGAAATCCGTTTGATTGCCCCGCTTTCGGCATTCGCTGCACTCCCGAAAAGCCGCTCGGAGCCACTATGGTTTCCTCGGAAGGCGCTTGCGCCGCTTACTACCGCTACCGAGCGAAGACCCTCGAAAGAACGGGGTGA
- a CDS encoding HypC/HybG/HupF family hydrogenase formation chaperone, translating to MCLAVPGRIIEINDAADSLHRVAKVSFGGTIREINLACVPEAQIGDYILAHVGIALNVVDAEEAEKVFDYLRQMDDASGTKEEAL from the coding sequence ATGTGTCTGGCAGTGCCGGGTAGAATTATAGAAATAAATGACGCCGCCGATTCCCTCCATCGCGTCGCCAAAGTCAGTTTTGGCGGAACTATTCGGGAAATCAATCTTGCCTGTGTCCCCGAGGCGCAGATTGGCGACTATATTTTGGCTCATGTCGGCATCGCCCTGAATGTAGTCGATGCCGAAGAAGCGGAAAAAGTCTTTGATTACCTGCGCCAGATGGATGACGCCTCCGGGACGAAAGAGGAAGCGCTTTGA